The window CTTTTGTCGATGGTGTCAAAGGTGAAGTAACATTTAATGCAAGCGATATGCTCGATGATTTTATTATCGCACGCAGTGATGGCACGCCAACGTATAATTTTGTGGTTGTCATTGATGATGCGCTGATGGGTGTTAATGAAGTCATTCGTGGTGATGATCACCTTTCAAACACTCCAAAACAGATCATTTTATATCAAGCACTTGGCTTTGATATTCCTAAATTTTATCATGTTCCAATGATCCTCAATCCAGAAGGTAAAAAGCTCTCTAAACGTGATGGCGCGGTCGATGTAATGGAGTATAAAAGAGAAGGCTATTTACCAGAAGCATTGCTCAATTTCCTCATTCGTTTAGGGTGGAGTCATGGTGACCAAGAGATTTTCTCTTTTGACGAGATGAAAGCTCTGTTTGATCCTTCGAATATCAATAAATCAGCTTCTGCTTACAATCAAGAAAAACTTGTGTGGCTCAATGCGCATTACATTAAACAAGCGAGTTATGAGCGTTTAATTGATGAATTACGCTTTTTTGACCTCGATCTTTCTTTACATGTAAAAAAAGAGTTACTTATTGACGCATTAAGAGATAGGGCAAAAACACTTGTTGAGTTTGCAAGCCTAGCAAAACAGATTTTAGAAGCTCCAACATGTTACGATGAAAAAGCCGTTGAAAAGTTCTTAACCGTTGATGGACTAAGCGTTTTAGAGCAGTATCTTGAAGCATTAAAGAGTGCAAAAGAGCTGTGCAATGCGAGTGAATTTGAAACATTTACCAAGGCATTTTTAGAAGAAAAAGGTCTTAAACTCAAAGATCTTGCACAAGCCATTCGTATCGCAATGGTTGGAAGTTCTGTAAGTCCTTCAATCTTTGAAGTACTAGAAATTATCGGATATGTTAACGTTATACAAAGAATTCAAAAATTAATATCTTATAAAAGGAGTTAGTGTGAGTAATAAGGGAAAAGTAACTAAAGAAGAGTCATTAGAGTACCATATTGGTGGAAAAATTGAAATACATGTTAAAACACGTTGTGATACAGCTAGAGATCTTTCTATGGCCTACACTCCAGGTGTTGCGCACCCATGTTTAGAGATTGAAAAAGATAATGAATTAGCGTATAAATATACTAACAAAGGTAATCTTGTTGCCGTTATTACCGATGGTACAGCAGTCCTTGGACTTGGCGATATTGGCGCAATTGCTGGTAAGCCTGTTATGGAAGGAAAATCTGTTCTTTTCAAAAAATTTGCAGATGTAGATTCTTTTGATATTGAGCTTGATGAACATGACGCTGATAAAATCGTAGAGATTTGTAAAGCACTTGCACCAACATTTGGTGGTATTAACCTTGAAGATATTAAAGCACCAAAATGTTTTGAGATTGAGCAAAAACTTCAAGCGGCTGTCAACATTCCTGTTATGCACGATGACCAACACGGTACAGCGATGATTACATCAGCTGGTCTTATCAATGCGCTTGAAATCAGTGGTAAAAAAATCGAAGATATGAAAATTGTAGTATCTGGTGCTGGAGCTGCTGGTATTGCGTGTGCTAAAATGTATAAACTTTTAGGGGCTAAAAATATCGTGATGATTGACACCAAAGGTGTTATTCACTCTGGTAGAACGGATCTTAACAAATACAAAGCAGAGTTTGCTCTTGAAACAAGTGATAGAACACTCGAAGATGCAATGAAAGGTTCAGACATGTTCCTTGGTCTTTCAGCTCCTGGCGTTGTGAGCCAAGAGATGGTTAAATCAATGAATCCATACCCAATCATTTTTGCTCTTGCAAACCCAACACCTGAAATTTTACCTGAAGAAGTCCATGCTATTAGAAATGACGTTATGATGGGAACAGGTAGAAGTGACTATCCAAACCAAGTTAACAACGTATTAGGTTTCCCTTTCATCTTTAGAGGTGCGCTTGATGTTAAAGCAACGAAGGTAACAGAAGGCATGAAAATGGCAGCTGCTGTTGCGATGGCAAAATTAGCAAAAGAAGATGTTCCTGATTATGTCAAAGCGGCTTACAATGGCGAAGATCTTAAATTTGGTATCAATTACATCATTCCAAAACCATTTGATAGAAGAGTTTTTGTGTGGATTTCTGCTGCGGTTGCAGAAGCTGCAATTAAAGATGGTGTTGCGCGTGAGAAAGATTTTGATCTTAAAGCCTATAAAGCAAAACTTCAAGCCATTATTGATGCGGAGCAAAAATAAGTGAAAAATGTCCATGTCATCAAACACCCTCTGATCGAGCATAAGCTTTCGATTTTAAGAGATGAAAAAACAGAGCCCTTTCAGTTTCGACTTTTAGTCGATGAAATCTCTTATTTGATGCTGTTTGAGGCAACCAGAGATTTACCACTAAGAGACGTTAAGGTTCAAACCCCTGTCGCAGTGGCAAATGCTAAAAAGCTGGATGTTAAGATTATGATCTGCCCGATTCTTCGGGCGGCTCTTGGCATGTTGGACAGTGTTTTTAAACTTATTCCTGATGCGAGTGTAGGCTTTTTAGGCTTTCAGCGTAACGAAAAAACGCTTGAAGCAGAATTTTACTATGCGAAACTTCCTGCCGATCATACGGAACGCACTGCCATCATCATCGATCCGATGTTTGCAACAGGCGGTACAGCGATTGATGCGGTGAATTTCCTCAAAGGTAAAGGTGTTCAAGACATTCGCTTCTTATGCCTTGTCTCAGCGCCTGAAGGACTTAAAAAGTTTCATGAAATTCATCCAGATGTTCCTGTTTATACGGCATGCATTGATGATGGATTGAATGAGAACGGTTACATCGTTCCAGGTCTTGGAGATGCGGGAGATAGGGTTTTTAATACGCTAGGCGCATAAAAATTCTCTCTTTGAATCTTTACATGTAAAACGGGCTTTGCCCGTTTTACTATACCGCTCCTTGGTCGATCATGGAGTCAGCTACTTTTCTAAACCCTGCAATATTTGCACCCAACATCAAATTACCCTCATCTCCAAATTCCTTAGAAGTGTTATAAGAGAGTTCGAAAATAGACTTCATAATGGTGTGTAGTTTGTTGTCAACTTCGGAAAAGCTCCATTTTTGCATACTGGCGTTTTGACTCATCTCTAGCTGACTTGTTGCAACACCTCCTGCATTAGCAGCCTTAGCAGGGCCGTAAAACATTTTGTGGGAAAGCATAAAATCAATTGCCCCCGGCGTGCTTGGCATATTGGCACCTTCATTCACCAAGCGACATCCATTTTTGTAGAGAATTTGTATATCCGTAAGGTTAAGTTCATTTTGTGTGGCACTCGGGAAAGCTGCAAAACAAGGAATACCCCAAACTGCATTGGTTCCTATAGGATAGTCACTGACTGAAATATATGTTGCCGTTGGATGGACTTTGAGGTATTCGGTGAGATCTTTGCGGTTAACCTCTTTAATGGCTTTAAGCGTCTTAAAATCAATCCCATCTTTGTCGTAAATCATCCCTTTAGAATCGCTACATGTAACAGGAATAGCCTCTAATTCATAAAGCTTTTGAATGGTATAAAGAGCAACATTACCAGCTCCAGAAACGGTGCAGATTTTACCTTTGAGTGAGTCGCCTGCTTTGTTAAGAATATTCTCTGCAAAATAGACAGACCCATATCCTGTCGCTTCCGTGCGCGCAAGTGAACCTCCCCAATTGAGTCCTTTTCCCGTTAATGCACCTTCAAAACGACCCGTAAGGCGTTTGTATTCGCCAAACATATAGCCAATTTCGCGTCCTCCTACACCAATGTCGCCAGCAGGGATATCTTTTGTTTCGCCAATGTGTTTGGAGAGTTCAACCATGAAAGACTGGCAAAAGCGCATGATTTCGCCTTCGCTTTTCCCTTTAGGATCAAAGTTACTTCCGCCTTTTGCTCCACCGATGGCAAGACCTGTGAGCGAGTTTTTAAAAATTTGCTCAAAGCCTAAAAACTTGATGATCCCAAGATTGACACTCGGATGAAAGCGAAGCCCCCCTTTATACGGTCCGATGGCTGAATTAAACTGTACACGGTAGCCAATGTTGGTTTGAATTTTACCTTGGTCATCCATCCAAACCACGCGAAAGAGAATTTGACGCTCAGGGATGACGATGCGCTCTAAAATGTTGTAATGATCGTACTTTGGTTCAGCTTGCAAGAGAGGTTCAAGAGAGGTCAAAACCTCTTCTACCGCTTGGTAAAATTCGGTTTGACCGGGGGTGCTTTGGATCGTGGATTTCAGAATTCTATCTATATCGCTTTTGACTGACATCAGGCAACTCCTTTAAGGATTTTACGATGAAGGCTTCTGTGCTCGTTTTGCTTTTTTTAAAAATATGAAGAGGGCTTTTTGTTCTTTCTTTCCAATAGTATAGCTAATAAGTTTGAGATATTCTTTGATGTCATAAGGGGAAATACCGCGCTCTTGAGAGTATTTTTTCAAAATATAGTTAGGAATTTTAATCGGACGTTGCACAAATTTAGCAGAGAGCTTTTTATAGAAGCGTTGTTGTGCATTGATGCACAAGCGTGCAAAGACAAAAGGCAAATGATACTTCTCATGCCATGTTTTACCAAGATCAATGTACTCTTCAGGTGCTTCTAAATAGAGTTTTAATGCACGGTCTCCTATAAACACTTCACCTTCGAGTCCAAGGACGCGAGCGAGCATATTTGACGTTGCAGAAGCGGGATCTCTTTTCGCCTCACCTTCTTTAATGATGACACTTTTAACATTTTTTTGCGCCACAATGCCAATGGGCAAAGGGGTAATTGATTTGCGTTTACTTTCAATACTGGAAATAAATGCGGCATCCACGACACGTTTTCTAAACTTACGATTAATGCTAGAAGGAACAGCCTTTTGGTGCTCACAAGAGCGTTTAAAAGCGTTTGGAAGCGAAGAGCGTTTCAAGAAAACATGAAAGGGAAGAAGATTGATATAATCTATCTTACCAAAAACCATACAGACTCCTTGTTTTGGGAAGAATATTATAACTCACATAGCTTAACAAGATGGTTTACTAAGAAGAGTTATACCCAAAAATTGGTACAATGAAAACAAAAAATTAGGAAGACATAAAGATGTTAGAATCGTTATTTACAGCAGAAGCATTGATGGCACTCTTGACATTAACCGCTTTGGAAATCGTACTTGGAATTGATAATATTATTTTTATTGCTATTTTGGTGGGGCGTTTACCACAACACCAAAGAGACAAAGGAAGAATTTTTGGTCTTGCTCTTGCGATGATCACGCGCATCCTGCTACTTCTTTCGCTCTTTTGGATTATGAAGCTCACCTCACCCCTTTTTACTATTTTTGCACAAGAGATTTCAGGACGAGATCTTATTTTAATTGTGGGGGGGCTTTTTCTTCTTGCTAAGTCAACGACGGAGATTCACCAAGACATTGAAGAGGCTGGCGAAGAGGAAAAAGAGCTTAAAAAAGGTTCACGTGGTTTTTTCAATACGCTGATTCAGATCGCAATTTTAGACATCGTTTTCTCTCTTGATTCTGTCATTACTGCTGTGGGTATGGCCAATGACATCATCGTTATGATCTTAGCCGTTGTGATTGCTGTGGGTGTCATGATGTTTGCAAGTAAGAGCATTTCACATTTTATTGATGTGAACCCAACCATCAAAATCTTAGCACTTTCGTTTTTGATTTTAGTCGGTGTAACATTGATTGCAGAGGGGTTGGATTTTCATATCTCAAAAGCGTATGTTTACTTTGCTATGGCATTCTCGCTTGCGGTTGAGTCGATTAATATTTACAGTCGTAAGAAAAAAGCTAAAAAGTCAGTAGCTCAAAAAGAGGCGTAATTATGTTTTCTCTCCTTCGTTCTTCCAATGCCTTTGCCATTGATCTTGGTACTAATAATACGCTTGTGTATCAACCAAGCCGTGGGATTATTTTAGATGAACCCACGTCCATTGCTTTTGATAATAATCGAAACTCATTTTTTGACGGTGGAGCTTCTTCAAGGCGCATGTGGGGTAAAAACCCCAAATACATTGAAGTCATGCATCCGCTTTCCAAAGGGGCGATTGCTAATTTGACGGTGGCGAAAGCGTATATCAAAGAGGTAATTGCACGTATCGCACAGAGCCGATTTTTCAAACCAACCATTGTTGTCAGTGTTCCAAGCGATCTCAATTCGATGGAGCGAAGTGCTGTGATGGAAGCGTGTAAAGATGGTGGCGCTCGTAATGTGATGCTCATCAAAGATCCTTTTTCTGCGGCCCTTGGTTCCATGCAGGCGATTGAGAAAGCTGAGGGCGTTTTAGTGCTCGATATTGGAGCGGGCGTGAGTGATATTTCGCTGCTTTCATGCAATGGTATCGTTATGAGTAAGTCGCTTCGTCTTGCTGGAAATGACCTCGATGAAGCGGTCATTGAGTATTTTAAAGCACATCATCGAGTGCTTGTCTCTCACAATGATGCGGAACGTTTGAAAAAAGAGTTGGGAAATCCTTTTATGAATGAAGCGATAACGATGAAGATCAATGTGAAAAATCTCGTCTCCAGACTTCCTGAACGCTTTGTTGCAAGTTCCATCGACGTGCGTCAAGCTATTTTACCTATGGTCGATAAAATAGTTTCATTAACACACAGCATGCTCTCAGAACTTCCCCCTGCATTTGCTCAAGATATT is drawn from Sulfurospirillum arsenophilum NBRC 109478 and contains these coding sequences:
- the gltX gene encoding glutamate--tRNA ligase, which gives rise to MVVTRFAPSPTGYLHIGGLRTALYSYLWAKRNSGKFLFRIEDTDLARNSKEAAEAIVEAFKWVGLAHEGEIVYQSERFDLYKSYVKKLLEEGKAYKCYMSKEELDALREGQMARKERPKYDGRYRDFTGTPPEGVAPVIRIKAPTSGVVSFVDGVKGEVTFNASDMLDDFIIARSDGTPTYNFVVVIDDALMGVNEVIRGDDHLSNTPKQIILYQALGFDIPKFYHVPMILNPEGKKLSKRDGAVDVMEYKREGYLPEALLNFLIRLGWSHGDQEIFSFDEMKALFDPSNINKSASAYNQEKLVWLNAHYIKQASYERLIDELRFFDLDLSLHVKKELLIDALRDRAKTLVEFASLAKQILEAPTCYDEKAVEKFLTVDGLSVLEQYLEALKSAKELCNASEFETFTKAFLEEKGLKLKDLAQAIRIAMVGSSVSPSIFEVLEIIGYVNVIQRIQKLISYKRS
- a CDS encoding malic enzyme-like NAD(P)-binding protein — translated: MSNKGKVTKEESLEYHIGGKIEIHVKTRCDTARDLSMAYTPGVAHPCLEIEKDNELAYKYTNKGNLVAVITDGTAVLGLGDIGAIAGKPVMEGKSVLFKKFADVDSFDIELDEHDADKIVEICKALAPTFGGINLEDIKAPKCFEIEQKLQAAVNIPVMHDDQHGTAMITSAGLINALEISGKKIEDMKIVVSGAGAAGIACAKMYKLLGAKNIVMIDTKGVIHSGRTDLNKYKAEFALETSDRTLEDAMKGSDMFLGLSAPGVVSQEMVKSMNPYPIIFALANPTPEILPEEVHAIRNDVMMGTGRSDYPNQVNNVLGFPFIFRGALDVKATKVTEGMKMAAAVAMAKLAKEDVPDYVKAAYNGEDLKFGINYIIPKPFDRRVFVWISAAVAEAAIKDGVAREKDFDLKAYKAKLQAIIDAEQK
- the upp gene encoding uracil phosphoribosyltransferase encodes the protein MKNVHVIKHPLIEHKLSILRDEKTEPFQFRLLVDEISYLMLFEATRDLPLRDVKVQTPVAVANAKKLDVKIMICPILRAALGMLDSVFKLIPDASVGFLGFQRNEKTLEAEFYYAKLPADHTERTAIIIDPMFATGGTAIDAVNFLKGKGVQDIRFLCLVSAPEGLKKFHEIHPDVPVYTACIDDGLNENGYIVPGLGDAGDRVFNTLGA
- the gdhA gene encoding NADP-specific glutamate dehydrogenase, with translation MSVKSDIDRILKSTIQSTPGQTEFYQAVEEVLTSLEPLLQAEPKYDHYNILERIVIPERQILFRVVWMDDQGKIQTNIGYRVQFNSAIGPYKGGLRFHPSVNLGIIKFLGFEQIFKNSLTGLAIGGAKGGSNFDPKGKSEGEIMRFCQSFMVELSKHIGETKDIPAGDIGVGGREIGYMFGEYKRLTGRFEGALTGKGLNWGGSLARTEATGYGSVYFAENILNKAGDSLKGKICTVSGAGNVALYTIQKLYELEAIPVTCSDSKGMIYDKDGIDFKTLKAIKEVNRKDLTEYLKVHPTATYISVSDYPIGTNAVWGIPCFAAFPSATQNELNLTDIQILYKNGCRLVNEGANMPSTPGAIDFMLSHKMFYGPAKAANAGGVATSQLEMSQNASMQKWSFSEVDNKLHTIMKSIFELSYNTSKEFGDEGNLMLGANIAGFRKVADSMIDQGAV
- a CDS encoding MqnA/MqnD/SBP family protein, with the protein product MVFGKIDYINLLPFHVFLKRSSLPNAFKRSCEHQKAVPSSINRKFRKRVVDAAFISSIESKRKSITPLPIGIVAQKNVKSVIIKEGEAKRDPASATSNMLARVLGLEGEVFIGDRALKLYLEAPEEYIDLGKTWHEKYHLPFVFARLCINAQQRFYKKLSAKFVQRPIKIPNYILKKYSQERGISPYDIKEYLKLISYTIGKKEQKALFIFLKKAKRAQKPSS
- a CDS encoding TerC family protein, with translation MLESLFTAEALMALLTLTALEIVLGIDNIIFIAILVGRLPQHQRDKGRIFGLALAMITRILLLLSLFWIMKLTSPLFTIFAQEISGRDLILIVGGLFLLAKSTTEIHQDIEEAGEEEKELKKGSRGFFNTLIQIAILDIVFSLDSVITAVGMANDIIVMILAVVIAVGVMMFASKSISHFIDVNPTIKILALSFLILVGVTLIAEGLDFHISKAYVYFAMAFSLAVESINIYSRKKKAKKSVAQKEA
- a CDS encoding rod shape-determining protein — its product is MFSLLRSSNAFAIDLGTNNTLVYQPSRGIILDEPTSIAFDNNRNSFFDGGASSRRMWGKNPKYIEVMHPLSKGAIANLTVAKAYIKEVIARIAQSRFFKPTIVVSVPSDLNSMERSAVMEACKDGGARNVMLIKDPFSAALGSMQAIEKAEGVLVLDIGAGVSDISLLSCNGIVMSKSLRLAGNDLDEAVIEYFKAHHRVLVSHNDAERLKKELGNPFMNEAITMKINVKNLVSRLPERFVASSIDVRQAILPMVDKIVSLTHSMLSELPPAFAQDIYDQGILLTGGSSMLQGLDRYLSEKLEIRVNPVENPLQNIILGAGRAMEEARYSPLLGA